The Plasmodium vinckei vinckei genome assembly, chromosome: PVVCY_09 genome includes the window TTGTTCTCATAGTCGATAAAAAGGTTATCAATTTCACGAAATGTATCACactaaaaaacattttaaaaaaaataataaaatgcttATTAACGaacaatttattaaaatgaaattaatgATAATTAATAGCTCATGTAAAACatggaatataataaaatatttttatctaaaaaaatgtatttaccGATTTTATGTCCATTAGAATGGAGTTACGTTTTAATTTGTAGATTAATTAGcatcattttatattttatgtaaaacatatatacatgccAAACAAGTTATACAACTACTTAAGTCATATGCATAATTAATATCGTAAATCAAACATATtcctattatttttattatttaaatatagaataatagtgtaatattattaccaaagatatattttattttaccaCAAATATCCTAATTATCTTAAATTTTGAACTgtttaaaacaatttttgtCTTAGATGTAAAATACAGCATATACACAAAAtcactatttttaatattaacagATATAAgccaattatataattttgtgtaATCTTTCATGagtttaaataaaacatatctcctaattattatatattttatatagaaaactatacattttctatatttataccaAAGAAGCCACAaattctatattattataaatatataaagaattagaaatgcattattactataattgttaaaaatgtatttgtatctcattatttgaatgtcatgtattgatatatgttattattcaatttgaaatattacaccttttatattatttctaataaatataaaaacaatttgggtttaaatttaatattttctttttctaaataaatgatatataatatccttaattaatatatgtaaattataattcattttagaatgtgtaataatttttcttatgTGTTAgcatttcattatttataaatataattaatgaatAGTTTTGAGTGCATATCGtatctattttttaaaattaaaaaagtataatatacaaattatattagtTGAGCTATTACtattaaaatgaatatgaatataaattagttTTTGGGTAATAgttagtatatataaaatgtatattattcttttcattcttattatctatttagcatataaatgattaagaaatatattttaatcaataaaaaaaataaatataatttaacatattaatttttaattttaaaattctATAAATACTTTGGTtagaataattaattaatttgagAAGAAATATAGAATGGGTTACTAATTTAAATACACATTTATACCTATAACCTaagcatatattatgtattgtatattttacagTAGAATTATAGAATGATTATTAGAATTAATGCTATATTGCTTGACAATGTTGATTCTAATATTACCATATTAAGGCTTAAATAaatgttataatttttcatttgattttgtatgtatacaattttaattttatcacccgttaaataatttatataatggaTTTATACCCATATGGTGTATCAagtaaaaacaatatatttgttcatatttaataatgtattaatctaatattattgttgTTGTTTCAGTTATAGCATTGTATACTACAATGAGATATGTAATGCgcttaataaaaatacattaaaCCAATTAGTAATTTTCCTTGCTTCATTGTTTTAAAGTATAACATTTTagaacatatatattatttcgtaatagcaatatatttaaatatatatttagagtttgtatatatataataacctaataaaaatgttattagttcaaataaaatttgttattatCCGCCTTTTcgataaaattaatgtttaattatatgaatctctccaataaaacaatatttcaatattatttattagtaaagtattttattatatctataGGGGATATAATAACAACTTTATCTTTACctgttatattatttataattattataacaaaatgttatatgaaattttattaatatgcttatatttatttttgaactattttaaaatataatttatttatacctcaaagttataaaacttaaaatattgtatatatagttcagcttttattgtattattaaaaatggtaGATGCATAAAATGCCTTTTGTAGGTAATGTTATATTATCGAACCTCGATCGAAATTTATGaatctatatttatgattACCTATTATATGTTGTAATATGGTTAATTAATCTTAAAATCACATATTAACCTGaagttatattataatgtagataaaatttacaaatgaatcgaattatatattataacttcatatataatattattatattgttcGGTTCaaaatacaatttaaatcaaaataataatgacacaaataatatgttttactaaataaaatgcTTCATCAAATAAAGAAAGCACAGTGTTATTCATGATTCGATATAGCTTTTGGCTAACAAgtctatataataaataataaggattcttatatatagttaGCCAATaattagaaataaaatataaaatgtaaagTTACAATATTGCcccatttaatatatatgaacgAATTAGATGAaactattataatttataagaaatattttatgtaacCCCTTTCATATTAATGGATATCCCCTTTTTGGGGTGCATATTTAGAcataattttgtaattaAACATACGAAGGTGccacatatatttaatcaACATTTTCAGaccaatatatatgatcaaattataaacaaattaaattacAATAAACCCTGAACAACACgtaacatataaaatattattgtattagaaaaattcaaaacaaaatatttttcaaactctataatttttgtacGTTATTTCTCGTCCCTGGCAATgaattcatttaaataaaaaatttactgtttaaataattatataaatttatttttttattttttttttgtataattattaattttttatatattccttGCATATTCGTTtgcttttattttgaatcTACTTATATAACATGTTTTTAaacttttaaattaatactTATCAAATccaaaaatgaataaaagaTACATTAAGATTGCTTTGGCACTTTTAAATATCGCAGGATACATACAAAATGTAGCATTTGGAATCGGATCTTCTGCAAATGGTGCTAAGAACTCCAACTCCCTCCGCCAAAAAACAGtgtatgaaaaaatgaaaaaatataaacatataatataaatatccaTATTCGTCAAACCCATGCCTCCATAATCActaaatattcaaaattcCATTTGTAAATTCatttctttcattttttgcgcattaaaaataatctcACTTTCaccaataatattataaatggaAGATATCAAGAATACAAAGACAAGGAATGTAAAGACATGTATGAAACTTTTGCAGCAATAGATCATGCAAAAGAGGCGTTACCACTTTTACTAAAACTTGCTGAGAATACAAACAGTTATTCGGTTAATTCTacagaaaatgaaaacaaaacTATATATTCTAAGAAAATTGGAAATATCGATATTGGAAGGCTTCATCTTACTATTCCTCTGCCTCTAAGGTATCTAGTGCCAAACAATAtttaacatataaaaataacataaaattaaataatcattaaatatatccatatgttttttttcattagtATTATGATATAGTAAAGAATCTCTGGGATTACAatgataaacaaaaatcGAGTctcaaatttattaatggtacataaaaaataatcaataaatttaatatgtccttatcaatatttacacattttcattaatattttcttatattcataatatttcatttatatcttcaaaataatcattttttaggAAATGGTGCTCGTTTATACTCCAAATATTTAATCTTGTTTGAAAAACTTAACATAGATGGAAACCATGTAAACTCTCAAAAAAGATATGCTTTAGGTGCAGGAATTAAAGTAACCACcttttttccattatttttctaaaaattctattattcatattattatatatcaatttacacaatacatatatttttttattcattaacTTTGTAGCAAACAAATGACACATTCGTAATTGTTTGTCCTACAAGAACTCTAAATTATATAGGTGAAATCAATCATGAAACTGATttgaaagaaataataaaaaatacaaaatcaATCGAAACTGGAATTGATCCTGAGGACGCATTAACCAAATTAGCTGACAACATAACCGAATTTGTAATTAAAAGAACCGAAGATGATAAAATTCATGTTACTTATATCAACGCTGTAAGaaaccaaaaaaaatattaacataatcattttttctcATTTTAACATCTATCTAAATATGAGTTCCTCtataaatcatatattttatcatatttatacacaaaatattgacatattttatatatccattttttttcctagATCTATGATAATGGCAATTCTACCGAGTATGCCCACAATAAAAGACAGAGAGATCatgaatatacaaaaatccTAAAGTTAGCAAAACGCATTATGGCTAATGAATTCGATTATCCTCCACGTAAAGGTGTTTAAATACTTTAATATTGGAATCcacattttaataaaattaatttatctttatatGGAATCCCTATTTAAATTACCATCACAACATTTTAACTGTTTTTAAATGGTTGTTTAGTATATAATTTCTcgtttttttgtattaaaatatattaaatatctTTAATTTCGTGacaaaatcaaataattaatgctataattcaattatattttttgtgtgaTTGCCCTTTATATTACTTCGATCACTTTTTTTACCAATCAAAATTTATGTTTCGTACTTTtgttattatcattaaactttatatttgttaataattaattatataacaatCGAAATACTCAAATTAACATataatttacttttttctttattatttatattttggtCCTTAAGGTTTGTCTTTGAAAGCCTTTACAGAACCCAAATAATCaatacaatataaatatattaaaatctACAAATTcgattaattttaataatttatttcttatatatatttaaaacaattcgttaaactaataaatattatcaaattattaaaaattatacaaataaaatgtaatgTGGTACTTAACTTTAACCCATTTATGGGTTCCACTAACACTATCTTGACCCTGACCCACTACataaaatcatataaaaattatacaaaaacaatacaaaaacaatacaaaacaatacaaaaacaatacaaaaacaatacaaaacaatacaaaaacaatacaaaaacaatacaaaaacaatacaaaacaatacaaaaacaatacaaaaacaatacaaaacaatacaaaaacaatacaaaaacaatacaaaaatgcaataatatgcatattaattatatattttattgattatattattcaatt containing:
- a CDS encoding fam-a protein codes for the protein MNKRYIKIALALLNIAGYIQNVAFGIGSSANGAKNSNSLRQKTVYQEYKDKECKDMYETFAAIDHAKEALPLLLKLAENTNSYSYYDIVKNLWDYNDKQKSSLKFINGNGARLYSKYLILFEKLNIDGNHVNSQKRYALGAGIKQTNDTFVIVCPTRTLNYIGEINHETDLKEIIKNTKSIETGIDPEDALTKLADNITEFVIKRTEDDKIHVTYINAIYDNGNSTEYAHNKRQRDHEYTKILKLAKRIMANEFDYPPRKGV